Below is a window of Candidatus Viadribacter manganicus DNA.
TCGCCGCTGAGGCGCCTTAGGTTTTTGCGCTAGGCTGGCGCCATGGCCGCCGAAGTTTTCATCCAGCGCTTTCTCGTCGCTCCCGGCGACATCGATGAACTCGGTCACGTCAACAACATCGTCTATCTACGCTACGCGCAGGAAATGGCGATCGCGCATTGGCGCTCGCGCGCGTTGCCGGAAATGGTGGACGCCTATGTGTGGGTGGTGACGCGTCACGAGGTCGATTATCGCGCGCAGCTTGAACTTGGCGATGAGGTCGAGGTGCGGACGTGGGTCGATGAGGCGCCGCGTGGGCCTTCATGGATACGCTTCGTCGAAGTCTACAAAGCCGGCGCCGATAAGCCGTCAGCGCAAATCAAATCGAACTGGGTGTTGCTCGACGCGCAGACGCGGCGGATGAAGCGCGTGCCGCCGGAGATGGCGGCGCGCTTTATGATCGATCAGAACGCTGGGTGATGTTCGTCGGGCGTGGCGGGCGGCGCTTGGCCCGCGGCGATGCGCATGAGATCGCGGACTTGGCCCAGGCGCTCGTAGCCGAGGAAGGCGAGCATGAAGAGCTCGCAGAGAAAGCGCCAATAGACGAGGCCGACTGCGGCGACGGCGGGAACAGCGATGAGCTGGACGAAGCCGCCGCCGAAATTGCCGCCGAACAATGAGAAGATGGCCATGAGCAGCGCACCGAGTGCGCCAATGACGATCGCGGCCGCGCCGAAATAATAGACGAGCTTCACCAGCACCGGCCCAATCAGGCGGTCAAAGCTCAAGAAACGCTGGAAGATAGAAAACATGAGAGGACCCCGCCGAATCGCGCAGGATCAATCCGATCACAGCGACCCGCCGCCGTCCACGACCAGGGTGGCGCCAGTGATGGGTCCTTCTTCCGCAAGCAACATCAGGATCAGGCGATTGACGTCAGCGCCTGCTCCGTAGCGCGCAAGCGGCCGGGCGAGATGCGAGATTTCCTCAAGCGCCGTGTTCTCATTGCCATGATCGCGAACGAGATCCTGAAACCACGGCATCTCGTTCCACATCGGTGTTGTTGGGCCGCCTGGAGCGATGGCGTTGATGCGGACGTTGCTGTGTGCGGCTTCGCGCGAGGCTGCGCGCATGACCTGTAATAGACCAGGGCCTGAATTGTGCGGCAGTGGCTCGGCTTTGATGGCGGCGGCGGAGGTGGTGACGACGATGGCGCCGCCTTGGTTGTTTTTGGCCATCAACGGCATGATGGTGCGCAGACTCTGGATCGTGGCTTCGAGTTGCGTCGAGGTCGTGCGGCCCCAATCGACAAGATCGCTTTCGGCGACGGCTTGGGCGTGCGCGGTGTTTGTATTCACGAGCGCCCAATCGAGACGGCCGTATTGCGCTTGAATGAAGGCGGCAGCCTGGCCCCAACGATCGATGTCGCTGACGTCGAAAGCAAGGGTCGAGACGCGCTCGGGCGAAACCCCGGCAAGATCGAGTTCGTCGGCCACAAGGCTAAGCGCTGCTTCGTCGATGTCGGCCAGTAGCAAGCCGCCGGTGGATTTGCGCGCCAGTTCCCGTGCGCAGCCGGCGCCAATGCCGGAACCGGCGCCAGTTATAAGTGTCACGGGATTGAGACGTATCTGCACCTAACTTGCTTATGGCGCCGGCCGGGGCGTCTCAACTCTTGTCGCCACGCCAGCCGCGCTGGGATATATCGGGCGCATGACCCGCTTCGCGCTCCAGTTTGGCCAGACACAATCCGGCTTGACCTATCTTGAACGGATGACGGCGTACGGCATCTGCCCGCGCGGCGAGGCCAATATCGCTGTGGTTCAGATCGGGAAGAAGGCGCCGTACGAGTACGATCTGCCCGGCGGCGGCATCGAAGCTGACGAGGATGAGGCCGCGGCGCTGATGCGCGAGTTTCAGGAAGAGACGGGGCTGACCGTCTGGCCGACGCGCGTGATTGGGCGGGCGGGGCAATATTGGGTCAACCGGTCAGAGCCGCGCAATTCGCTGGCGACCTTCTATGAAGTTGAGCTTTCAGCCGCCGACGGTGCGCCGACCGAACCTGACCATGCGTTGGTTTGGATGAGCCCCGCGGAGGCGTTGTTGAAAATGCGCCACGAGGCGCACGCCTGGGTGATCATGCATTGGCTGCGCGCGCGCCGCAGCGGCGCCGCCGATCAGCGCTGATTGCGCTCGTCTTCGCTGATGACGAAATCTTGTAGGCGCTCGATGAACGTCGGTTCGCGGACTTCGGGGATTGGATCGAGGCTCAGCTCGTTGAAATCGAGCGACGCCAGATGCATCGGCTGCATATTGATGGTGCGCACCGGCGGCAGGGCGCGCAGATCGTCGACGGATGCAGGCTCCATCGCATAGAGCGCGCCGCCGACTGAATCTGTTGGCGCTTCCAGTTGCGCGACTTGGGTTTCGGACTTGGCGTTGGTGCTTGGAGCGATGAGGCCTTGATTGGCGCGCACGCCCATGGCGACGCCGACAGCGGCGATGCTGACAATGCCAAGTGCGATCGCGGCGTGGCGGGCTGGCGGCTTCGGCGGCTCGACGACGCGTGAGACCGCTTTGAGGCGCTCACTCAGCGCGTTCCAGGCGCGACCGCCGCGTTCGCCGCGCCAGCTGCTGAAATCAATGACCGGCGCTTTGCGATCCTTGCGCTCTGGCCAACCTGGCGCTGTGGCGATTTCAACGAGGCGCGTTGCATCGCTTTGGCGGAGCCATTCGAGCATGTAGGTTTGGCTTGGCGCGTCTTCTGACCAAATGATCAGAACCGCATCGCGTGAGGTCTTTGCATCTTCGATCGAGGCTTGCGATTGGCGGCCCACGAGCATGCGAACGCTATGCTCTTCGGCTTCAAGAAGCCGCACCAGGTCCGCAGCCAGCTTTTTGGCGTCGTGCGTACTGACGGTGATGATGTCGATCATAGAGTTGGGGGGGGCCGATCGCTTATGTAATTGTCCCTCTATCACGACGAAAATGTTGCGGCAGCGTGGGTGAAGTAAGCAGATGTGAATAACGAGCCCGCAACGAGCGAGGCATGGTCCGCTTGCATCGCTCGGGGGAGTTCGCGGCGATGCGCTCGCCCCGAAACCAATGTTACAGGCGTGCAATCTTCGTTGTGGATTTCGAGGGAACTCGTAAGCTCTCCCCGAGCGGGGCTGGTGGCCGCGTCTTTCTAAGGGGAACGAATATGGATTGGGCGACTATCCTACCTTACGCTGCGCAAGCGATCGGCGGCGCTGTGGGCGGCAATGTTCTGGGCGCTCTGACGCGCGGCGGCGGTGGCCTTCTGGGCCGTACGCTGATCGGTGCGATCGGCGGCGTCGCCGCCGGCTGGGCTGGCGGCAATGTTGAAGCCGTGGGCGGGATTACCTCGATGTGGAGCAATCTGATCGACGGTGAGAACGGCGCGCACCTCGCGAACCTGATCACCGGCGCAGCAGGCGGCGGAATTCTGGGTCTTGTCGGCGGTTTGCTGATCCGTTCGAAGGACTAAGCGCCTTAAAGATCGCGCCAGATCATTGATAGAAACTGCGCGTCCGACCACGACGAACCCGTGAGCGAACGCGCTTGGCGCACGATGACCAAGCCATCGCTCGGGGCGATGTAGAGCCGCTGGCCGCCTTGGCCGGCGGCCATCGCGAAATCTGTCGGCGCGGATGTCCCCGAGCGCCAAAGATCGCTTTCGATGGCGAAGTTGTCGCGACCGTTGGCGCGGCCCGCGAGCCACAAACCAAATCCCGCGCGCGCTTCCGCGAACGAACCGCGCATGGCTTCACCGAGTGCGGTGCTGCTTGCCAATTGTTGGGCCCGCCAGATGCCTTGGCGGCGGATGAGCTCACCCGCCTGCGCCCAGCCGCGTGCGGAGACAGCCGCGCCGTCATCGAAGCGCGCGAGGCCATCGCTGCCGCGCGCCCAGCCGATCGGCACACAACCAATGGGCAGCAACGTACGTGTGGTGAGATAGCGCGCTGCGTCGGGCTCGCGGCCGCTGGCCTCAAGTTTGCGGCGTGCGATTTCGCTAAAGAGAATGAAAGGTGCGGGATCGTCGCTGAATTCTGTGCCGGGTGCTTGGCGCGGCTGCAACGCTAGGGCGGTTGCCAGATCGTGAGGGCCGTTGCGCTCGAAGCTTAGGCCGCTTGCGCCGCTGAGCAGAACGCGGATCGAGATGGTGCTCTTGACCGGATCGGCGCCCCAATCGCCAAGTGTCAGCGCGACCGGCTCATCGAGCGTCATCAGGCGGTCTTCGACGAGTGAAGCAGCGAGTAGGGGAATGAAGGCGCGGGTACCCATGCCGATCGGCCATCGGGTGTCCGAGCCGCCGGTGGAATATTGTTCGGCAAGCACGATGCCGTGGCGCGCGACGAGGAATGTCGCGCCGTCGCGTTGGGCGCTGTAGTTCGCGGCGGCGCCGAAACGTTGCACCGGCTGGGCGAGCGCCAACGGCGCAGTTGAAGCGCTGACTACGCTGCATGCTGCAGCGCTCGTGAGAAAGGCGCGACGATTCATCCCGAGTCCCTGGGACGTATTGTCGTCAAAGGGAACCGACGGGGCAAGCCGTGCGTATGAGGGGCATGCGACTGATCCTCATTGCCGCGGCGCTCATGTTGGCCGCCTGCACACCGAACCCCGTCTACCGTCAAAGCACTGCCCCGCTACCGGTCGCCTCGATCGAGCAGGCTCGGTATCTGGGGCTCTGGCATGAACAAGCGCGGCTGCCGAATAGTTTCGAAGAGGGCTGTCAACGCGCGACCGCCGAATATGCCGTGCGCGAGGACGGGCTTATCTCCGTGGTGAACACCTGTATCGCGGCGAACGGCGAGAGCCGTGTCGCGCGGGGCCGCGCGCGTCCGGCAGGCGAAGGCGATGAAGGCAAGCTTGAGGTGAGCTTCTTCGGGCCGTTCTGGGCCAAGTATTGGGTGCTGCAACGCGGTGAGAATTACGAGTGGAGTATCGTGGGCGAGCCGGAGGGCCGGTACCTTTGGTTGCTGACGCGCGAGCGTGAAATCACCCCGGAACAACGCGCCGACTTTGAGCGCCGGATCACGGAACTTGGGTACCGCCCAGCCGAATTGGTTTGGGCGCCGTAACGCCCGGAGGCGAGCCGGTTGGCGCGCCGCGAAATCTCGCGTTCACCTTTCCTCCGGTTGGAGGGATCATGCTCAAACGAAGTGCAATGTTTGGGGCGCTCACCGCGCTCTCTGCTGTGAATGGGTACGCGGCAGCGGCGTCGGTGGAAGAGGAGCGTGGTTTTCCGCTGACGATCGTGTTCGCGCTGATCGCCGTATTCTGCTCGCTCGGCGTGGTGTTGCTGGCGGCGGCTAAGAAGAAAAGGATTAGCGGCTGAGTTCGCGCATTGCGCCATCGAGGCCTTCGATGGTGAGCGGAAACATGCGCTCGGGGCCGATGATCTCGCGGATGACCTGGATCGACGGCGTGTGGTCCCAATGCGCGCGCGGCGTCGGATTGAGCCAGACCACGCGCTCATAGATTTGCGCGAAACGCTGCAGCCAGATTGCGCCGGCTTCTTCATTCCAATGTTCGACTGAGCCGCCGGGATAGGTGACTTCATAAGGGCTCATGGTCGCGTCACCAACAAACACGATGCGATAATCGCTGCCGTATTTGTGCAGGACGTCCCAGGTGAGGGTCTTTTCGTCGTGGCGGCGGCGATTGTCCTTCCAGACGCTCTCATAGAGGCAATTGTGGAAGTAGAAGAATTCGAGACTCTTGAATTCAGTGCGTGCGGCCGAAAAGAGCTCTTCACAAAGCTTGATGTGTGAATCCATTGAGCCGCCGATATCCAAGAGCAGCAAGACCTTCACAGCGTTGCGGCGCTCGGGGCGAAGGACGATGTCGAGATAACCTTCCTTGGCGCTCCTTGAGATGGTGCCGTCAAGATCCAGCTCATCGGGTGCGCCGGTGCGTGCGAACTTGCGGAGGCGCCGGAGCGCGACCTTGATGTTGCGCACCCCAAGCTCGACGCTGTCGTCGAGGTTCTTGTATTCACGCTTGTCCCAGACTTTGACGGCGCTGCGCTGGCCGCCTTCGCCGCCGATGCGGATGCCTTCGGGATTGTAGCCGTTATTGCCGAACGGCGAGGTGCCGCCGGTGCCGATCCATTTGTTGCCGCCTTCGTGGCGCTTCTTTTGTTCTTCGAGCCGCTCCTTCAACGTCTCCATCAGTTTTTCCCAACCGCCGAGCGCTTCGATCTGCGCCTTCTCTTCGTCGGTCAGGAATTTCTGCGTGAGTGCTTGCAGCCATTCGGCCGGGATCTCGGTGTTGACGGCGTCGCTTGCGCTATCGAGGCCCTTGAAGACTTGACCGAAGACGCGGTCGAATTTGTCGAGGTGGCGCTCGTCTTTCACCAGTGCGGTGCGCGAGAGGTAGTAGAAGTCTTGGACGTTGATATCGATGGCTTGCTTCTCGAGCGCTTCGAGCAGCACGAGATATTCCTTGAGGCTGACCGGCAAACGCGCGGCGCGCAATTCGGTGAAGAAGCGTTGGAACACCGCTGGATGATAGAGGCGGCGTGTGTGTGGCGCTAGCGGGTTACGTGAGGTTAGCGCGGATCAGCGGGCTTCGATGATTTGGCTGAGGACGCCGTCGAACGCGAGGTCAGCGGCGGCGTCGGCTTGCGCGGCCGCGGCGTCGTCTGGCGCTGGTGCGGTGTAGCGCAGTTTCAATATCCAATCACCGACGCGGGCGACGCTGGCGCGCGTGAAGAGGCGGGCGCCGTCGTGCGTGATGATAAAGCGAGTGCTGCGGCGGAGCGGCAGGCCGTCTTCGGTGTCGCGCACCGTGGCGCCGGGATAGCGGACGGCGCTCGGGTCGCGGCGGCGGATCGCGGCCTCGACGCCGGTGATCTGTTCTTCGAGTGTCGAGCCGAACGGATAGCGGGTGGCGAAGGTGCGGATCTGCACGGCGCCTTCGGTCATGTCGCAAGCGACGTCATCGCCGCGCGGGATGGCGTTGGGGGTGGGCGGCGTCGTGACCGGCGCACCGAAGACGATGATGCGGCCGTCGTCGCCGTTGCGGTTGAAATCACAGCGCATGCCGCTCCCGAGATGGCGCACGGACACCTGGCCGTTGTGGACGATGTCGAAGATGCCGTCGGCTTCTGCTTGCTCGATCATGCCAATTGCGATCGAGCCGGGCGCCGCTTGTGGCTCTTCTTCTGTGCCCTGTGCAAACGCCGGCGCGGCGCTCATTGCGAACGCAAGCGAAAGCAGCAACCGGCGCATTGAGGCGTCCTCCCGAGGTGAAATTACGGCGACGGCGTTTTGCTGTCGATGGCCTGAAACAGGGAGTGTCAGTGTTCGGCGCTCGCTCGCGTCTGGATTTTACTCCGAGTAAGCGGGGGCAAGGACAAGGAGCAGCGCTCTCATTATTGCCCGCTACGTTGTTCGCGGCGAGCCAGGAAGGCGAGGCGCTCGAAGAGCATGACGTCGGCTTCGTTCTTGAGGAGTGCGCCGGCGAGCGGCGGGATGAGCTTGGTCGGGTCGCGCTGTTTCAGCGTTTCGGGATCCACATCGTCGGTCAGCAATAGCTTCAGCCAATCGAGCAGCTCGCTGGTGCTGGGCTTCTTTTTCAGTCCCGGCACTTTGCGCATGTCGTAGAAGATTTTGAGCGCTTCGTTGACGAGGCGGGTTTTGATGCCCGGATAGTGGGACTCGATGATGGCGCGCATGACGTCATCGTCGGGGAAGCGGATGTAGTGGAAGAAGCAGCGGCGCAGGAATGCGTCCGGCAATTCCTTCTCGTTGTTCGAAGTGATGATGATGATCGGACGCTGAGCGGCTTTGATCGTCTTGTTGATCTCGTAGACGTAGAATTCCATCCGATCGAGCTCTTGGAGGAGGTCGTTCGGGAATTCGATGTCGGCTTTGTCGATTTCGTCGATCAGCAGGATCGGGCGGACCGGGCTCTCGAAAGCTTCCCAGAGTTTGCCGCGCTTGATGTAGTTTTCGATGTTGGAGGCGCGCGCATCGCCGAGCTGTGAATCGCGCAACCGCATCACCGCATCGTATTCGTAGAGACCCTGCACAGCCTTGGTGGTTGATTTGATGTGCCACTCAATCAAAGGCGCGCCGGTGGCTTTGGCGACTTCGATCGCCAGCATGGTTTTGCCGGTGCCTGGCTCGCCTTTGATGAGAAGCGGGCGCTCAAGCGTGATCGCCGCGTTGACGGCGACCTTCAGGTCTTCCGTAGCGACATAGTCTTGTGTGCCTTCAAACCGCATGAGCGCTCCTTGTTGGAGGCGCAGTTAATGCGCGGCGCCGCTCCTGCGCAAGCGTTCGCTCAGCGTGAGCCCGGCTTGGCGCGGCTGGCATAGCGTACAGCGGCGGGGCTGCTGCAATTCTTCGATCAGCGCAAGGAGACGGGTGGGCGTGTCTCCGAAACGTGGCCGGGGCGGAAGCGGAGGGCGTGGCGGCGGCGAGGGCCGTACGCCAAGGGCGACGCCGAGTTGCAACAGATCGGGGTGGTCCGGCGAGATCGGCGCATTGCGCGGGCCTTTGACTTCGGTGAAGCGCATCGCCAG
It encodes the following:
- a CDS encoding lipocalin family protein; this translates as MRLILIAAALMLAACTPNPVYRQSTAPLPVASIEQARYLGLWHEQARLPNSFEEGCQRATAEYAVREDGLISVVNTCIAANGESRVARGRARPAGEGDEGKLEVSFFGPFWAKYWVLQRGENYEWSIVGEPEGRYLWLLTREREITPEQRADFERRITELGYRPAELVWAP
- a CDS encoding SDR family NAD(P)-dependent oxidoreductase, producing MQIRLNPVTLITGAGSGIGAGCARELARKSTGGLLLADIDEAALSLVADELDLAGVSPERVSTLAFDVSDIDRWGQAAAFIQAQYGRLDWALVNTNTAHAQAVAESDLVDWGRTTSTQLEATIQSLRTIMPLMAKNNQGGAIVVTTSAAAIKAEPLPHNSGPGLLQVMRAASREAAHSNVRINAIAPGGPTTPMWNEMPWFQDLVRDHGNENTALEEISHLARPLARYGAGADVNRLILMLLAEEGPITGATLVVDGGGSL
- a CDS encoding serine hydrolase, with amino-acid sequence MNRRAFLTSAAACSVVSASTAPLALAQPVQRFGAAANYSAQRDGATFLVARHGIVLAEQYSTGGSDTRWPIGMGTRAFIPLLAASLVEDRLMTLDEPVALTLGDWGADPVKSTISIRVLLSGASGLSFERNGPHDLATALALQPRQAPGTEFSDDPAPFILFSEIARRKLEASGREPDAARYLTTRTLLPIGCVPIGWARGSDGLARFDDGAAVSARGWAQAGELIRRQGIWRAQQLASSTALGEAMRGSFAEARAGFGLWLAGRANGRDNFAIESDLWRSGTSAPTDFAMAAGQGGQRLYIAPSDGLVIVRQARSLTGSSWSDAQFLSMIWRDL
- a CDS encoding acyl-CoA thioesterase, whose translation is MAAEVFIQRFLVAPGDIDELGHVNNIVYLRYAQEMAIAHWRSRALPEMVDAYVWVVTRHEVDYRAQLELGDEVEVRTWVDEAPRGPSWIRFVEVYKAGADKPSAQIKSNWVLLDAQTRRMKRVPPEMAARFMIDQNAG
- a CDS encoding AAA family ATPase; its protein translation is MRFEGTQDYVATEDLKVAVNAAITLERPLLIKGEPGTGKTMLAIEVAKATGAPLIEWHIKSTTKAVQGLYEYDAVMRLRDSQLGDARASNIENYIKRGKLWEAFESPVRPILLIDEIDKADIEFPNDLLQELDRMEFYVYEINKTIKAAQRPIIIITSNNEKELPDAFLRRCFFHYIRFPDDDVMRAIIESHYPGIKTRLVNEALKIFYDMRKVPGLKKKPSTSELLDWLKLLLTDDVDPETLKQRDPTKLIPPLAGALLKNEADVMLFERLAFLARREQRSGQ
- a CDS encoding vWA domain-containing protein, whose protein sequence is MFQRFFTELRAARLPVSLKEYLVLLEALEKQAIDINVQDFYYLSRTALVKDERHLDKFDRVFGQVFKGLDSASDAVNTEIPAEWLQALTQKFLTDEEKAQIEALGGWEKLMETLKERLEEQKKRHEGGNKWIGTGGTSPFGNNGYNPEGIRIGGEGGQRSAVKVWDKREYKNLDDSVELGVRNIKVALRRLRKFARTGAPDELDLDGTISRSAKEGYLDIVLRPERRNAVKVLLLLDIGGSMDSHIKLCEELFSAARTEFKSLEFFYFHNCLYESVWKDNRRRHDEKTLTWDVLHKYGSDYRIVFVGDATMSPYEVTYPGGSVEHWNEEAGAIWLQRFAQIYERVVWLNPTPRAHWDHTPSIQVIREIIGPERMFPLTIEGLDGAMRELSR
- a CDS encoding NUDIX domain-containing protein, giving the protein MTRFALQFGQTQSGLTYLERMTAYGICPRGEANIAVVQIGKKAPYEYDLPGGGIEADEDEAAALMREFQEETGLTVWPTRVIGRAGQYWVNRSEPRNSLATFYEVELSAADGAPTEPDHALVWMSPAEALLKMRHEAHAWVIMHWLRARRSGAADQR
- a CDS encoding DUF4282 domain-containing protein; protein product: MFSIFQRFLSFDRLIGPVLVKLVYYFGAAAIVIGALGALLMAIFSLFGGNFGGGFVQLIAVPAVAAVGLVYWRFLCELFMLAFLGYERLGQVRDLMRIAAGQAPPATPDEHHPAF